The window CCTTCTCCAAGAGGATTAGATCTTGACCGAAGATGTCGCATGTATGCCCGACTGGGGCTATCAACTTCCCTGGGGAGCTCAGCTGATCTATCAGCGGTTTAGGGATATCTGGGCAGGCCGCGGTTACACATATCGCGTCGTATGGGGCCATCTCAGGATAGCCTAGAGATCCATCACCTAAAACCACTATGACATCCTCATAACCGGTCCTCTTGAGGTTCTCTAGGGCGAAGCGGTATGTGGTGGGGTTTATCTCCACGGTCACAACGAGGCCTGCCGAGCCGACCATCTCCCTTGCCAGGGCAGCCCCGTATCCAGACCCTGCACCGATTTCAAGTACCCTATGCCCCTCACGGAGTTCAAGCGCTTCATAAAATATCGGGTACATATATGGAGCCGATATTGTCTGCCTTCCATCTCCTGGTATTGGTAGAGGCTGCTCTATGTAGGCGTAATCCATGTACTCTGGCTCTACGAAAAGCTCCCTAGGAACCTTGAGCATGGCCTCCGCCATCCTCTCGGTCTTTATGTACCCCTGAGCCCTGTATCTCTGAACCATTCTCCGCCGCTCGGAGGCGAAGTCCCGCATCACCACTCAAGAGATTATAAGATGTGCCATCTTTAATGGTTATCGAGATCTGATCATAAGATTATCTGTGCTAGGGGTGAGAGGCAAGGGCCTATCAAGTGTTGGGATTAAATAGATTAAATCAGAGGATTATCCTCTCCCCTCTAAGGGCCTCTATCTCCTCCTCATTATAGCCCAGTATCTCCCTTAGAACCTCCTTTGTGTGCTGGCCCAGGAGAGGTGCCGGTGATCTGATCTTTAGGTCTACTCCGTTATACTTGATAGGGTGTCCGGGTAACCTGATCATACCTGCGGTGGGGTGTTCTAGGCTCTTTAGTATTCCCCTGGCCTTCACATGAGGGTCCTCTATCGTCTGATCTATCTGTAGGATGGGGGCCACTGGGACAGCCTCAGCGACTAATGCATCCACAACCTCCTTGACGGTTCTCGAGGCCACCCACTCCCTTAGCTGTTCATCCCTCTCAAGCTTCTCAACCCCCATCGCCCTCGTTAACCCATCTCTCATCTGCGGGTCTGCAGCTATGTAGACCCACCCGTCAGCCGCCCTGAACATCCCGAAGGTGTGGAGGCCCGCATACTTCCTTCTCGACTGCCATGGGAGCTCCCCAGTATTTGCATACTCTGTGATGGAGACCCCTGTCTGGGCTATCATGCAGTCGAGTTGAGCCACATCGATGAGCTGCCCCTCTCCAGTTCTATTCCTACGATGTAGAGCTCCGAGGATCGCTATGACGGCCCATAGGGCGGGGTCGAGGTCCCCATGCCACTCCGCTGGCTGGATTGGAGGGCCCTGGGGATCGATGAGATCCCCTGTCAGCCTATACCATCCGCTGATGGATGAGGCCATTGGAGCGTAGCTCGGCCTAGAGGCATATGGGCCATAGAGGCCGTAACCGCTTAAGGATGCGTAGATTATATCGGGATTCACTCTTCTGACATGCTCGTATCCCAACCCCAGCTTATCCATTACACCTCTCCTGAAGTTTTCGACGAGGATGTCGCTCCTCTCAGCGAGCTTGAGGGCTATCTCAGCCCCCCTTGAGGTCTTAAGGTCTATGGCTATCCCCTTCTTATTCCTGTTAAAGTATAGGAAGACGCAGCTGACTCCACCTACTAGAGGTGGATACATCCTGGCCACCTCGCCCCATAGAGGCTCCACCTTGATGACCTCAGCACCCATATCGGCAAGGATCATGGTTGCATATGGCCCGAAGTAAACATGGGTAAAGTCTAAAACCCTCACCCCATCCAGAAGCTCCATACCCCGTCCCCCTCTGAGAGCATAGAACCAAAATTAAACTTTACGGAAGGTCTGCTCTGGAAGAGTTAATCTAATATGGATTATCTTAAATTGTTATATGAGAAACTCTTCTCGTCATAACGAATTTGCTAAGGGAGTTGAAATAGAGGTTTAAAGATTGGCCTCCCCACGTTATAACCCTTTATGCAAACTTTCTGAAAACATCAGTCCGTTCTTATCTATATAAACTCTAAACCCATTTTAAATAGCTCCTCTCCTGGCTTCTCAGTGATCTTCACCACGAATTCATCATTATATTCTCCAAATGTTGTTCTTTCTATTGTTATATAGAACTCTGTTCTTTTCAGGTTTTTATATCCGAAGAACTGCTTGACCTTGTAGGGATCTTTCAGGTGGTATATCAATGTTGCCTTCCAGGTCCCTTAATATGTGGAAGGTTGTCCTTTTTAGCCGAGTTCCCTAGCCAATTCAACAACTTTTTTCAAAAAGCGCGCATAGAGGGTTGCGGGATCCTTCCTAGGAGTGAAGGGTTTTCCAGATCTTGTCCCCAACGTAGTGAATATTCTCCACGGCCCTTCCCCTCCCTCCTTTCTTTATCTCACCGGAGGATAAAAGGGCTCTTCCGATCGAGAGGGCCTTCCTATGTCTGATATCTCTAACAGCTATGAGGCTTCCAGCCCCAAAGTCCGTCTCCACATCTACTATGCCCGGGATCATCACATCTGCTCCTTTGCATATGTGCGGAACCGCTCCCATATCTATGTATATCGACGGAAGCCTATCTATAGCTGGGGAGGTCAGGAGGGGGATCAGGTTACCACCTTTCCTTGCCATCATGGGTGAGCCGTCTATCAAGTAGATCCAGATCTCGTCATCCAGCTTCGCCTCCTCGACGAGGCCTGTCTCGATCTCCCCAAACAGGTTCGAGGCCTCTTTAAGGAGTTCTCTGGCCTCTTTTCTTCTCATAGTTCTCCTTGCCCTGTATATTCTCTCCACAACCCCTCCCTTGATTAATTTATAATCCAAAAAACAAATAAGTATTTTTCAAATAGCTATATATAACAGCCATGGCGGATGGTTTTAGATGGGGGCTAGAAGAGCTTGGAGAGGGGTTTAGGCCTCGGGACTACTGAGGGAACAATGGAAGTTTGTAGAGAGATCTTTGTGAAAGCCATCCCATTAAGGTCTTATGAAGATGTGGATGTGATTAAGTCAGAGGTGAGATCTGGCAATATTGTTATCTCGAATGTGACTCCTCTAGCCAAACAAAGCATGGAAGATGTTAAACGCGCTGTCAACGAGCTGAACGATTATGCCTCCTTTATAGGTGGGGATATAGCCCGTCTAGGGGAAGAGAGGATAATCCTGACGCCAAGAAATGTTAAGATCTGGAGAGGTTGAATATGACGCCACCTCTCAGGCCAGCCTGAGGGTCTCGAGTAAGTAGGGGGAGTAGGCCTGTACCCCTGAGAAGCGGGAAAGCGTTTTAGCCATGTTCTCACACTTCGCCTCTTCTCCATGAATGAGGAGAACTCTCTTCGGTGTGGGCCTTATCCTCCTCACGTAGTTGAGGAGTTGCCTTCTGTCCGAGTGGCCTGAGAAACCCTCAACCGTGTTTATACTCATCCTTACATTGATAACCTCTATCTTCCCTTCGCTGTTGAAGAACTGGAAGGATCTGAGACCCGACTGGAGCCTCTGCCCGAGGGTTCCTGAGACCTGATAGCTCACGAATATTAGGCCGTTCTCCTCGGATGAGGCTAGCCTCTTAAAGTATTCTATTACTGGTCCACCCTCCATCATTCCAGCGGTTGCGATAATTATGCATGGCCCCCCCTCAACTATCTCATCTCTGCTATCCGCCTGTTTCACGATGGTGAAGTAGTCTGATTCGAAGGGGTTTTTGTCCTCCTCTATTATTTGATCTCTAATCTCGCTGGAGAGATAACCTGGATAGGCAGTGTGTATAGCTGTTGCCTCAGAGATCATCCCTTCGATATATACTGGCACTTCGAGTAGCTTACCCACATCCATATATTTGTTTATCACCATCATTATCTCTTGGGCCCTTCCCACAGCGGGCACTGGGATAAGCACCTTCCCCTTCTCCAAGATGCTGTTGGCTATCTTTATGAACTCCTCCTCTGTCTCCTCCCTTGACTTGACCGAGTCTCCAGCGCCTCCATATGTGCTCTCCATCAATAGGGTCTCAACGCGTGGGAACTGGATGGAGGCTGGGGGAAGGAGCTGGGTAGGCCCGAACTTGAAGTCACTTGTGTAGACGATGTTGTGGAGACCCTTTCCCACATGTATATGTACGATTGATGAACCGAGGATATGCCCTGCGTTGTGAAGCGTAAGCCTGATGTCAGGGGAGACATCGGTGACCTCATTGTAACCTAATGGTATTATGTGGGTAATGACCTCCCTCACATCCTCCACACTGAAGGGCGCGGGCCTCCCCTCCTTGGACATGACTTCGAGATAGTCTCCGAGGAGCAGCATCATCAGGCTCTCAGTTGGCTGAGAGCAGTATACGGGTCCATCATAACCATACTTGAAAAGGTATGGGAGGAATCCGCAGTGGTCGAGGTGTGCATGGGTTATGACCACCCCATCCAGTCTTTCAAGGTCGAACTCCTCTACATCCAGTCTGGGATAGGCATCTATAGGGTTGCTTGTGCCGGGGTTGATCCCACAGTCGAGGAGGAGGCAGCTCTCCCGGGTTCTAATTAGGAAGGCTGATCGGCCGACCTGCCTTGCTCCGCCTAGGGCCGTGATTCTTACATCACCGGTTCCCTGTCTTGGAGGCCTGAAGATCACCTCCCCCGTCTCCCTTAGGAATCGCTCCCTCTCCTTACCCCTTGAGTATAGGTAGCTCCTCACCTGTTTTAGGGTCATCGAGGGGATTGGAGGGGCCCTAACCAGTAAGGGGATCCAACCCGTCCTCCTGGCTATATCTATGAGGTTGACGCTCCCACTTCCATAGGCCAACTCAGGCCTTGCAGCCTCGATGACAACCTCTCCTAAAGCCGGGTCAAGGTATATCCTGACGAGGCCAGCCTCTTCGGGCAAGGCCTCTCTTACGACCTTCTCAACATCCCCTTCAGCTATCCTCACCGAGGGGTCTGACCGGACTACGATCCTCTTCTTTATAGAGGTGGCTATCTCGGATATGACCTGGCTTCTCTCCAGCAGTACATCAGGCCTCTTCGCATATATGGCGAGGCGGGGCCCCTCAAACTCTATCCTAGTCAGACCTGCCTCTGGGGGTATGTTCTGAAGTATCGAACTCCTTATCTCCACATACGATAGGCTTTGTTGCCTCTGCATTGGAATCTAACTCTTTAAATTCAGTAAAGCCTGTTTCTCCTCTAGGCTTAGCTCCCTGAACCCCTCCTTTGTTATAACTGCGACATCGAAGCCGTCCCCACTGGCCACATCCCTCTTCATGGCTGAATCCACAGCCTTCACAACGATGGGGAGGATCTCGCTCACCAGCCCATCCTCCCTGTATCTGTCCTCCAACACGCCATAGGCGATGGGTGAGCCCGACCCTGTGGAGACCATCCTCTCCTCAGTTAGGCTTCCGAGCGGGTCCAAGGAGAATATGTGGGGCCCAGTCTCATCATACCCCCCTACAAGGGCTTGAAGGGGTAGGGGCAGCCCCACCTCTCGATTTGCGAAGAGGAGATTGGATAAGAGCCTAGCAGCTGAGACGACGGGCATTGGCCGACCATTATTCAGCTCGAAGAGCCTTGCGTTGGCCCTGAGGATATCTACGACCCTCTGAGCTACTGCTACTCCTCCAGCCACCGTCATAGCGAGGCGGTCAGTTATCTTGTAGACCTTCTTAGCCTGCTTACTAGCAACATAGGTTCCCATGGTCGCCCTCTTGTCAGTGGCCATTATGACCCCATCTCTGCAGACCACTCCTACAGTAGTTGTTCCGGTGATCTCTCCTGGTATTCTTCTCATAGACAACTCCCTTAACTGGCATTTTATGAGCTCTCAGAACCCAGCTCATATGAATAAAAGCTATGATTTAAAAATCTTTCTAGCCTGAGATGGAGTAACACTGAGGAGATAGAAGAAGTCTTAATTGCCTCTACCCTCCATTAATAATCCGATGCCGCTGTGAAGGAAGTCCATAGGATAGACCTGCCCCGAATAGTTATGATAGGACAGGGGGTTATAGGCGAGCTTGGGGATATCTGTGAGGAGATCGGTGTAGAGAGGGCCCTCATAGTCACCGGTAAGAGGACCCTGCAAGTCGCTGGAGAGAGAGCCCAAAGGTTGGTTCAACAGCAGGGGATCGAGGCTGGCGCAATCCTGATAGAGAACGCCGATATGGCCTCAGTCGAGGCCGTGAAGAGAGCCGCCGAGGGGTTGAGGGCAGAAGCCATCATAGGAGTAGGTGGAGGGAGAACAATTGATGTAGCTAAACTAGCCTCAGCTCAAAGCGAAGCCCATTTCATAAGCGTTCCAACAACAGCCTCCCACGACGGGATAGCAAGCGGATTCGCCTCCATAAGGAGCCTTGGGAAGCCATACTCCGTGAGGGCAAAGGTACCGACGGCTGTGATAGCGGATTCACAAATCGTTGCGGCGTCTCCCTATAGGTATATAGCGAGCGGATGCGGCGACGTTGTAGCGAAGGCTGTCTCAGTATTGGATTGGAGGATAGCCCACGAGGATGTGGGGGAGTACTATGGGGACTATGCAGCGAGCCTAGCCCAGATGAGCTCTGAGATGGTTATGGAGAGGGCTGGGTTGATTCGGGAGCGTTCAGGTGAGGGCTTAAGGGTTCTACTGGAATCCCTCGTGAGCTGCGGGGTAGCCATGAGCATAGCTGGAAGCAGTAGGCCCTGCAGCGGCTCGGAGCACCTGTTCAGCCACGCCCTTGAGATGATAGCCCCCAACAAGATCCTTCACGGGGAGGGGTGCGGATTGGGCACGATAATGATGGCCAAGCTCCACGGAATAGACTGGGTCTCGATAGCTGAGGTGTTGAGGATTGTGGGGGCGCCCACGACCGCGGAGGAGGTGGGGCTATCGGAGGATGTTATAGTCGAGGCTCTGGTCAGGGCCAGAGAGGTTAGGCCTGAGCGCTACACCATTCTTAACAGGGTCTCCTTAGACAGGGATAGAGCTAGGAGCCTAGCCATGGAGTGTGGAGTTATATGACCCTTGGGGGTTTCTCCCTAGTGTCTCCTCGGGTCTCCTTTTAGAGATAAAATCTTTATAAGATTCGACCTTTCCGAAGATTGGGAGGGTTCATTTGAGCAGTGTTCAACTGAAGGTGGCTGAGGCGAAACAGCAGAGGGATGTGGGGAGGAGCATCGCCAGGATTGATGCCGAGACCATGAAGGCATTGGAGGTAACAGTGGGTGATGTAATAGAGATAACGGGGAAGAAGACCACCGCCGCGAAGGCCTGGCCAGCCTATCCCGAGGATCAGGGGCTCATGATAATAAGGATAGATGGCTTCATAAGGAAGAACTGCGGGGCCTCCATAAACGAGTATGTCACCGTTAAGAAGGCGGAGGTTGAATATGCCCTTTCAGTCAAGCTTGCGCCTGTAGATATACGGATAAGCGTAGACAGCGACTTCGTCAGGTTCGTCAAGGATAGATTGATAGATAGGCCCTGCACAAGGGGGGATACACTCCTCATAATGATGCTGGGCCACTCGGTTCCATTCATGGTGGTCAGCACCAAGCCTAATGGGATTGTGAAGATCTCGCCTACCGCCGAGGCGACCATCCTGGCCGAGCCAGTGCCGGAGCTTGAGATGCCCAGCAGGACGACATACGAGGATATAGGAGGTCTCGACGAGGCCATCCAAAGGATCAGGGAGATGGTAGAGCTCCCACTGAGGCATCCTGAGATATTCCAAAGGCTTGGTATCGACCCCCCGAAGGGGGTCCTCCTCCACGGTCCTCCAGGTACGGGAAAGACCCTCCTGGCTAGGGCGGTTGCGAACGAGTCTGAGGCGAACTTCTACGCTGTCAACGGGCCTGAGATAATGAGCAAGTTCTACGGCGAGTCGGAGGCTAGGATGAGGAAGATCTTCGAGGATGCCGAGAAGAATGCGCCAAGCATAGTCTTCATAGATGAGATAGACGCCATCGCTCCTAAGAGGAGTGAGGTCACGGGAGAGGTTGAGAGGAGGGTTGTAGCCCAGCTGCTCGCCTCTATGGACGGGCTTAAGGGGAGGGGGAACGTCATAGTCATAGGGGCCACAAACAGGCCGGACGCATTAGAC is drawn from Candidatus Bathyarchaeota archaeon and contains these coding sequences:
- a CDS encoding protein-L-isoaspartate(D-aspartate) O-methyltransferase, coding for MRDFASERRRMVQRYRAQGYIKTERMAEAMLKVPRELFVEPEYMDYAYIEQPLPIPGDGRQTISAPYMYPIFYEALELREGHRVLEIGAGSGYGAALAREMVGSAGLVVTVEINPTTYRFALENLKRTGYEDVIVVLGDGSLGYPEMAPYDAICVTAACPDIPKPLIDQLSSPGKLIAPVGHTCDIFGQDLILLEKDEKGGTSRRSLMKVAYVPLIGRYGWTKK
- a CDS encoding CoA transferase; protein product: MELLDGVRVLDFTHVYFGPYATMILADMGAEVIKVEPLWGEVARMYPPLVGGVSCVFLYFNRNKKGIAIDLKTSRGAEIALKLAERSDILVENFRRGVMDKLGLGYEHVRRVNPDIIYASLSGYGLYGPYASRPSYAPMASSISGWYRLTGDLIDPQGPPIQPAEWHGDLDPALWAVIAILGALHRRNRTGEGQLIDVAQLDCMIAQTGVSITEYANTGELPWQSRRKYAGLHTFGMFRAADGWVYIAADPQMRDGLTRAMGVEKLERDEQLREWVASRTVKEVVDALVAEAVPVAPILQIDQTIEDPHVKARGILKSLEHPTAGMIRLPGHPIKYNGVDLKIRSPAPLLGQHTKEVLREILGYNEEEIEALRGERIIL
- a CDS encoding cell division protein SepF; the encoded protein is MKAIPLRSYEDVDVIKSEVRSGNIVISNVTPLAKQSMEDVKRAVNELNDYASFIGGDIARLGEERIILTPRNVKIWRG
- a CDS encoding beta-CASP ribonuclease aCPSF1 gives rise to the protein MQRQQSLSYVEIRSSILQNIPPEAGLTRIEFEGPRLAIYAKRPDVLLERSQVISEIATSIKKRIVVRSDPSVRIAEGDVEKVVREALPEEAGLVRIYLDPALGEVVIEAARPELAYGSGSVNLIDIARRTGWIPLLVRAPPIPSMTLKQVRSYLYSRGKERERFLRETGEVIFRPPRQGTGDVRITALGGARQVGRSAFLIRTRESCLLLDCGINPGTSNPIDAYPRLDVEEFDLERLDGVVITHAHLDHCGFLPYLFKYGYDGPVYCSQPTESLMMLLLGDYLEVMSKEGRPAPFSVEDVREVITHIIPLGYNEVTDVSPDIRLTLHNAGHILGSSIVHIHVGKGLHNIVYTSDFKFGPTQLLPPASIQFPRVETLLMESTYGGAGDSVKSREETEEEFIKIANSILEKGKVLIPVPAVGRAQEIMMVINKYMDVGKLLEVPVYIEGMISEATAIHTAYPGYLSSEIRDQIIEEDKNPFESDYFTIVKQADSRDEIVEGGPCIIIATAGMMEGGPVIEYFKRLASSEENGLIFVSYQVSGTLGQRLQSGLRSFQFFNSEGKIEVINVRMSINTVEGFSGHSDRRQLLNYVRRIRPTPKRVLLIHGEEAKCENMAKTLSRFSGVQAYSPYLLETLRLA
- the psmB gene encoding archaeal proteasome endopeptidase complex subunit beta, which codes for MRRIPGEITGTTTVGVVCRDGVIMATDKRATMGTYVASKQAKKVYKITDRLAMTVAGGVAVAQRVVDILRANARLFELNNGRPMPVVSAARLLSNLLFANREVGLPLPLQALVGGYDETGPHIFSLDPLGSLTEERMVSTGSGSPIAYGVLEDRYREDGLVSEILPIVVKAVDSAMKRDVASGDGFDVAVITKEGFRELSLEEKQALLNLKS
- a CDS encoding NAD(P)-dependent glycerol-1-phosphate dehydrogenase; protein product: MDLPRIVMIGQGVIGELGDICEEIGVERALIVTGKRTLQVAGERAQRLVQQQGIEAGAILIENADMASVEAVKRAAEGLRAEAIIGVGGGRTIDVAKLASAQSEAHFISVPTTASHDGIASGFASIRSLGKPYSVRAKVPTAVIADSQIVAASPYRYIASGCGDVVAKAVSVLDWRIAHEDVGEYYGDYAASLAQMSSEMVMERAGLIRERSGEGLRVLLESLVSCGVAMSIAGSSRPCSGSEHLFSHALEMIAPNKILHGEGCGLGTIMMAKLHGIDWVSIAEVLRIVGAPTTAEEVGLSEDVIVEALVRAREVRPERYTILNRVSLDRDRARSLAMECGVI